Genomic window (Stenotrophomonas maltophilia):
TCTGGCCGACTGCGGTGGCGCTGATGCCAAGGATGCGGGCCGCGGCGGCAATGCTGCCGGTCTCTGCGGTGCGGGTGAAGCTGCGGATCAGTTGCAACAGGTTCATGACCGACCAGCTTGCCACGGGGACGCCCAAGTATCGCTTGGGACTGAACCAAGCAGGTCGGTTGCATCGGTGACCATCGATCCATCAGGCAGGGCGCTGCCCTACACTCGGGCGATGCGCCCCGATTCCATCCTCACCCTGTCCTGCCCCGACCGTACCGGCATCGTCTACCGCGTATCCGGCCTGCTGTTCGACCACGGCTGCAACATCCTCGACGCCCAGCAGTTCGGCGACGAGGAGAGCGGCCGCTTCTTCCTGCGTGTGCATTTCGATCGCGATGCCGGCCTGCCGCTGGAGACCGTGCACGCCGCCATGGCCACGCTCGCAGCCGGCTTCGGCATGGACTGGCAGCTGCATGATGGTCGCCGCCGCGCACGCCTGCTGGTGCTGGTCAGCAAGCAGGGGCACTGCCTCAACGACCTGCTGTTCCGTGCCCACAGCGGCCAGCTGAAGGTCGACATTGCCGCAGTAGCGTCCAACCACGCCGACTTCGCGCCATTGGCCGCGTCCTACCAGGTACCGTTCCACCACCTGCCGGTGACCGCCGATACGCGTGCGGTGCAGGAACAGCAGATCATCGACCTGGTCGAGCGCGAGCGCATTGATCTGGTGGTGCTGGCGCGCTACATGCAGATCCTCTCACCCACGCTGTGCCGCGCGCTGGCCGGCCGTGCGATCAACATCCACCACAGCTTCCTGCCCAGCTTCAAGGGCGCGCAGCCGTACCACCAGGCGCACGCGCGCGGGGTCAAGATCATCGGCGCCACCGCGCACTACGTCACCGAGGATCTGGACGAAGGACCGATCATCGAACAGGACGTGGCCCGCGTGGACCACGCCATGGCGCCGCGCGAGCTGGTGCGGCTGGGCAGCGATACCGAATCGCTGGTGCTGGCGCGCGCGGTGCGACGCCATGTGGAGCACCGTATCCTGCTCAACGGTCACCGTACAGTCGTGTTCCGGTAATCGTCCATCCCGCGTCCGCCGGGCATGGCCCGGCGCTACCAACGGGCGTGATCCGGTAGTGCCGGCCGCTGGCCGGCAACTGCAGAGATCCCGAGGTTGCCGGCCAGCGGCCGGCACTACCGAATCCTG
Coding sequences:
- the purU gene encoding formyltetrahydrofolate deformylase, with protein sequence MRPDSILTLSCPDRTGIVYRVSGLLFDHGCNILDAQQFGDEESGRFFLRVHFDRDAGLPLETVHAAMATLAAGFGMDWQLHDGRRRARLLVLVSKQGHCLNDLLFRAHSGQLKVDIAAVASNHADFAPLAASYQVPFHHLPVTADTRAVQEQQIIDLVERERIDLVVLARYMQILSPTLCRALAGRAINIHHSFLPSFKGAQPYHQAHARGVKIIGATAHYVTEDLDEGPIIEQDVARVDHAMAPRELVRLGSDTESLVLARAVRRHVEHRILLNGHRTVVFR